One genomic window of Cellulophaga sp. Hel_I_12 includes the following:
- a CDS encoding hemolysin III family protein, with protein sequence MSTISRYKKEEILNTASHALGILLGIAGFFLLLQQNTDKSAFAMTGIVIYSFSIVLLYTASTAYHAIANPPLKKKFRILDHISIYFLIAGTYTPVALITLIDGNGWLIFYVVWGIAFLGTILKLFFTGKYEFFSLLLYLIMGWLIVFDFQNLVASTTTLGINLLMLGGAFYTVGILFYAIRKIPYNHFIWHLFVLGGSMSHWLFIYMDVV encoded by the coding sequence ATGTCAACTATATCAAGGTATAAAAAAGAGGAAATACTAAATACAGCGTCTCATGCTTTGGGAATTCTATTAGGTATAGCCGGTTTCTTTTTACTGTTACAACAAAACACTGACAAAAGTGCTTTTGCTATGACGGGAATTGTCATTTATTCTTTTTCAATTGTACTATTATATACGGCTTCAACGGCTTATCATGCCATTGCAAATCCTCCTTTAAAAAAGAAATTTCGCATCTTAGACCATATCAGCATCTATTTTTTAATAGCAGGTACATACACACCCGTAGCATTAATTACCTTAATTGATGGTAACGGCTGGCTTATTTTTTATGTCGTGTGGGGAATTGCCTTTTTAGGAACAATTTTAAAGCTATTTTTCACAGGTAAATACGAATTTTTTTCCCTGTTATTGTATTTAATAATGGGCTGGTTGATCGTTTTTGATTTTCAAAATTTAGTAGCGTCAACGACTACTTTAGGGATCAACCTATTGATGCTTGGTGGCGCTTTTTACACTGTTGGAATTCTCTTTTATGCGATTAGAAAAATACCCTATAACCACTTTATTTGGCACTTATTCGTTTTAGGAGGGAGTATGAGCCATTGGTTATTTATTTATATGGATGTGGTTTAA
- a CDS encoding Ig-like domain-containing protein: MKKYTTSLLLAFLFGFLFSCSSDSENKEVPDIVAPDLAFSIAGFPKSNTSPIIVSKSFEININAKDEGGISKIEAFINNEKVGEDSTAPYLINIDVSTFTSKIANSQKYKDYVLKVTATDKNENSTSTEQIIYIDNEIPTISAVSILENSILNGDLNEVSFTVTDNQEVVAITAFLNETELPIVEGDTLKINISTLNLTDGPNTLKIEAIDNAKNTTSYTVNFISDNTGPEIKLNSLIEGQIIDEAITLNPIITDAYSEIDSLRISINDSIIFKGLYANEINYNLDPENFAIGENVLNIEVNDNLDNKTTYSIRLMIHRRLLKITLENGTINPSYAKFYVFASDTNGELLDIKEATISSTELILNTAADIDKTAEFMITFAGFSSGYADFSTLSTIQNITRDNLKLINLKTPKRESVVNNKHYKVINNQNDIEINGYGSFYNSSYFPENDSLHVETRELINSNIVHSDKIYLKSNNYNNNVYSYLLLDAPLPDDNFIIDYSKFISDGVEKRFYDAPFTMSDNGKSTILTLFGYLNEADFNQESGHLLWNQGKALSSNFNPSNGILYSLDTQFTYYRYELQLEDYFTKRIGTPLPYYSYPNWSIDFIQNGNNIQINSTGMEHTNGSIFLENSDGINDIYRWNIIFNSQTTSTVILPKIPNELNSWNISQSYNTNNLDVQQVALKRYEGINSYEAYLIHSIKPNLSSRKTTDFMETIFKNPTYNVYRDIEDLFIIY, encoded by the coding sequence ATGAAAAAATACACTACTTCTCTTTTACTGGCTTTTTTATTTGGATTTTTATTTTCCTGTTCTTCTGATTCAGAAAATAAAGAAGTGCCCGATATAGTTGCTCCGGATTTAGCATTTTCAATTGCTGGATTTCCAAAATCGAATACATCTCCAATTATTGTTAGCAAAAGTTTTGAAATAAACATAAATGCAAAAGATGAAGGTGGAATATCAAAAATTGAGGCATTTATTAATAATGAAAAAGTTGGAGAAGATTCAACTGCTCCTTATTTAATCAATATTGATGTATCAACATTCACTTCGAAAATAGCAAATTCACAGAAATATAAAGATTATGTTTTAAAAGTGACCGCTACCGACAAAAACGAAAATAGTACCTCCACAGAACAGATAATTTATATAGATAATGAAATTCCAACAATTTCAGCAGTATCAATTTTAGAAAATTCTATACTAAATGGCGATTTAAACGAGGTTAGTTTTACTGTAACCGATAATCAAGAAGTAGTTGCTATCACGGCTTTTTTAAATGAAACTGAACTCCCCATTGTGGAAGGAGATACACTTAAAATAAACATTTCAACATTAAATTTAACAGATGGCCCAAATACCTTAAAAATTGAGGCAATTGACAATGCTAAAAATACAACCTCATATACTGTAAATTTTATCTCTGATAATACAGGACCCGAAATTAAACTCAATAGCTTGATTGAAGGCCAAATTATAGATGAGGCAATTACCCTAAATCCTATTATAACTGATGCATATTCAGAGATCGACAGCCTTAGAATTTCGATAAATGACAGTATAATCTTTAAAGGCTTATATGCTAATGAAATAAATTATAATCTTGATCCAGAAAATTTTGCAATTGGAGAAAACGTTCTAAATATAGAAGTAAATGATAATCTTGATAATAAAACTACATATTCCATTAGGTTAATGATTCATCGGAGATTATTAAAAATAACCTTAGAGAATGGGACAATTAACCCTAGTTACGCTAAGTTTTATGTTTTTGCTTCTGATACAAATGGAGAACTATTAGATATTAAAGAAGCTACTATTTCAAGTACCGAATTGATTCTAAATACAGCTGCCGATATTGATAAAACTGCCGAGTTTATGATAACTTTTGCAGGATTCTCAAGTGGATATGCTGACTTTAGTACTCTATCAACTATTCAAAACATTACAAGGGATAACCTTAAATTAATTAATCTTAAAACCCCAAAAAGAGAGTCTGTCGTTAACAATAAACATTATAAGGTTATTAATAATCAAAACGATATTGAAATTAACGGTTACGGTTCTTTTTATAATTCAAGCTATTTTCCTGAAAATGATAGCCTGCATGTTGAAACAAGGGAGTTGATTAATTCTAATATTGTACATTCAGATAAAATTTATCTGAAAAGTAATAATTACAATAATAATGTCTATAGTTATTTGCTTTTAGATGCACCTTTGCCTGATGATAATTTTATCATAGATTATTCCAAATTTATTTCTGATGGAGTAGAAAAACGTTTTTACGATGCACCATTTACAATGTCTGACAATGGTAAATCAACAATCCTAACACTGTTTGGTTATTTAAACGAAGCTGACTTTAATCAAGAATCGGGTCATTTATTATGGAATCAGGGAAAGGCTTTAAGTTCTAATTTTAACCCGAGTAATGGAATATTATACAGTCTTGACACTCAATTTACTTATTACCGTTATGAGTTGCAGTTAGAGGATTATTTCACTAAAAGAATCGGCACACCCCTACCCTATTATTCATATCCAAATTGGAGTATCGATTTTATACAAAATGGGAATAATATTCAAATTAATTCAACCGGAATGGAACATACTAATGGTAGCATTTTTTTAGAAAATTCAGACGGTATAAATGATATTTACAGATGGAATATAATATTTAATAGCCAAACAACTTCTACTGTTATTTTACCAAAAATACCGAACGAATTAAACTCTTGGAACATTAGTCAATCATATAATACAAATAATCTTGATGTACAACAAGTTGCGTTAAAAAGATATGAAGGTATAAATAGTTATGAGGCATATTTAATCCATTCAATAAAACCTAATTTGAGTAGTCGTAAAACAACAGATTTTATGGAAACTATATTTAAAAACCCAACCTATAATGTATATAGAGATATTGAAGATTTATTTATTATTTATTAG
- a CDS encoding DUF4268 domain-containing protein, whose product MFSRSEAKKLREDFWIAFGKSYPRKWILYNTKIKDFSFKFYFDTTRAMVSLDIESKDLEKRIELWEKVISLKAILLENYLPEAQFDEYAHVENQTELSRIYVGLDQVSIYNKDTWQKTMLFLYENMLKFETFFEDFEEIFLD is encoded by the coding sequence ATGTTCAGTAGAAGTGAAGCTAAAAAATTAAGAGAAGACTTTTGGATTGCTTTTGGCAAATCATATCCACGTAAATGGATATTATATAACACTAAAATTAAAGATTTCTCTTTTAAATTCTATTTTGATACTACAAGGGCAATGGTTTCTTTAGATATAGAAAGTAAAGATTTAGAAAAAAGAATTGAGTTATGGGAAAAAGTGATTTCTTTAAAGGCCATACTCCTTGAAAATTATCTTCCCGAGGCTCAGTTTGATGAATATGCGCATGTAGAAAATCAAACTGAACTATCCAGAATTTATGTCGGTTTAGATCAGGTTTCTATATACAATAAAGACACCTGGCAGAAAACGATGCTATTTCTGTATGAAAATATGCTAAAGTTTGAAACGTTCTTTGAAGATTTTGAAGAAATATTTCTAGATTAG